In the genome of Sphingomonas alpina, the window TGGCCACCACGATCTCCGCCATCACCGCGCGCGACGCGAAGGGTGTGCTGCATCTCACCGCGCGTGACATCGACCTGCCCGAGACGAGTATGCGCGACGCGGTCGGCGGCGGACCGTCACGCGAATGGCTGGTCGACCGCGCGGTGCAGGGCGCGGTCACCATTCAGTACAGCGTGCCGGCCGAGGCGACCCTGCCGCCCCGCGGCCCGGCGCCGCCCTTCTCCTTCACTGCCGATGGCGGCGGGGTGTCAGCGGCGGGCCATGTCTTCCTGCTGCTGCCCCCCGGCGACAACCGGTATCGCACGACCTTCGGCTGGGATCTGACCCGCGCGCCCAAGGGGAGCCGGGGCGTCAGCTCACTCGGCGAGGGTAGCGTCACCGCCGCCGAGCCGCTCGATGGCGCGCAGTTGCGGATGAGCTTCTTCATGGCCGGGCGGATCGGCACCTGGCCGCCCAGCACTCCCGCCGGCGGTTTCTTCGGCGCATGGCAGGGCGATCCCCGCTTCGATGCCGGCGCGCTGCTCGCCTGGACCGGTACGCTCTACGATCATTATGCGCACATGTTCGGCCAGAAGGACTCGCCGCCTTATGGCGTCTTCCTGCGCTACAATCCGATCAATGCGGGCGGCGGCGTCGGTCTCTACCGGTCATTCGTGACCACCTTCGGCACGGGGCGCGGTTCGGATGTCGCCAGGATCCGGCTGACGCTCGCGCATGAGATGTTCCACACCTTCCAGCCCTATATCGCCAGCCCCGCCGGCCTCGAATCCTCGTGGTTCGGCGAGGGGCTTGCCACCTTCTACCAGGCGCGGCTGCCGTTCCGCTTCGGGATGCTGACCCCTGAGGAATATCTGGCCGACATCAACTGGACCGCGGCGCGGTATTACACCAGCAGCATGGCCCGCGCCCCGAACAGCCAGGTGCCCCTGCGCTTCTGGGCCGACACCCGCGTGCGAACGCTGCCCTATGACCGGGGCATGCTCTATTTCGTCACGGTCGACGATGCGCTGCGCAAGGCCAGCGGCGGCAAGACCTCGCTCGACGATCTGATGCTCGCCATGCTGGCGATCGAAAAGACCGGCAAGGTGACCGGCAATGCCGATTGGGAAGCGTTGCTGGCACAGCATCTTGGACCGGGAGCCGTCGACGATTTTCGCGCGTTCCTGGACGGGGCGATGCCGGTGCCCGCTTCGGATGCCTTCGGCGCCTGCTTCCGTCGGACCACCCGCCCGCTACGGCGCTATGAACTGGGCTTTGCAACCGATGTCCTTGCCCAGCCGAAGCGCGTGGTAAGCGGGCTGGTTCCGGGATCCGCTGCGGACAAGGCGGGATTGCGCAATGGCGACGAGATTGTCGATCCGGTGCCGCAGGACGGGATCCAGGGCGAGCAGACCGAACTGATCCGTCTCAAGGTGCGGCGCGGGCAGGGCGTTCTGCCAATCTCCTATTTGCCGCGCGGCGAGACCGTCGACGCCTATCAGTGGGAGTTCGTGCCCGGTGCCGCGCGACAAGGTTGCGCACTTTGACGAACCTGTCCCGGTCGCTTGGCGCCCCTTTTGAATAGCGTTCGTGTTTCACCGTAAGAGGGTGATTTCAACGCTTTCTCCGCGCGAGCCACGAAGCGCCTCGCTGCGCTTCGGAAGCCGCACCGCGGGCGGCTCCCGCTTGACCATGTACCCTGAGTTCGATAGAGGCGCACGGAGTCGAACTGGGGCGCCAAGCTCCGGTTTTCAGGCGAAAACTTTTTGTGGTTCATTTCATGGTACCACGAAAGATTCGTCGATCGGAAAGTTGGGAAGAACAATGGCTTGTCGCCTGAGTTCGAATCCACCCTCTCCGCCAGTTTTCATGATATAGACGCGCCCGAAAGGCACCGACACCGCATGGCATACAAGGAACCGAGCTTTCAGGACCGGGCGGCGCTCTCCGCGCAAGCCAAGCAGAAGGCCCTGGAGAAACTGAAGGCTCAGCCGCCGATCGATCCGGCGGTTGCCGAGGCGCGCGCTGCCGCACGTGCCGCAAAGGAAGTGGCCGATGCCAAGCGCCGCGCCGACAAGCTTGCCGCCGCCGAACAGGCGAAGCTCGACAAGATCGCCCGCGCTGAAGCGGCGCTCGCCGAAGCCGCTGCTGCAGTCGAGCGCGCGCAACTGACCGAGGCCGAGAAGAAGGCGGCGCGCGACGCGCGCTACGCCGCACGCAAGAAGGGCAAGCGCTGACCGCCTGACCTCCATCGGAGGTTTGTCACGGCCCGCAGCGATTAAAATCTCCGTAAATTCGACCTGCAGGCCCATGCCCTGCATCGCGTTGGCGTGAGCCGATCCGGCCTGGAATCATTTCCGCGCCGCTATTGCGATATCAGCCTGAACTCAATCGACCGCCCAACCGGCGCGGTTTGACGCTTCCCGGCCCCTGCCTTCTCGTGCTAACGAGAATTACTCGCATTAGTGAAGATCGGGGACGTGGAATGATTCGCTTCAGGGAAGCCCGCTTGCTGGGCGCGCTTTTGGCGCTGCCGTTTTCCGGACCTGTCTTTGCAGAGACGATTGTCACCGGACCCCGGCCGGTATTGTTCGGGCCCTCATTGGCCGCTGACCGTGCCGCGATCCTCGCCATGGCGGGCGATTACAAGGTGACGTTCGATTTCCGCGAAACCACGCCGTGGCGCGCCGATTATACGCCGATCCAGTCCAAGCTTTCCGGTGGCCATGAAAGCGTGCGCGTGGTCGAGGACAGCCCGACGCACATCGTCCTGCAGCATCTCTTGGTCGTCGGGACGACCGGCAGCGACCCGATGGTGATCAAGCATTGGCGGCAGGACTGGACCTATGAGCCCGCCACGGTGCTGACCTATGAAGGGCAGGGGAAATGGGGGCTGAC includes:
- a CDS encoding DUF6481 family protein; this translates as MAYKEPSFQDRAALSAQAKQKALEKLKAQPPIDPAVAEARAAARAAKEVADAKRRADKLAAAEQAKLDKIARAEAALAEAAAAVERAQLTEAEKKAARDARYAARKKGKR
- a CDS encoding peptidase M61, with product MISYALTGLVLAFAPATPSIAGAAERSTSLAVTLAPIAAPAARTRIGTVRITLRFGGIAAGRGDALLRLPMVASNVDTVATTISAITARDAKGVLHLTARDIDLPETSMRDAVGGGPSREWLVDRAVQGAVTIQYSVPAEATLPPRGPAPPFSFTADGGGVSAAGHVFLLLPPGDNRYRTTFGWDLTRAPKGSRGVSSLGEGSVTAAEPLDGAQLRMSFFMAGRIGTWPPSTPAGGFFGAWQGDPRFDAGALLAWTGTLYDHYAHMFGQKDSPPYGVFLRYNPINAGGGVGLYRSFVTTFGTGRGSDVARIRLTLAHEMFHTFQPYIASPAGLESSWFGEGLATFYQARLPFRFGMLTPEEYLADINWTAARYYTSSMARAPNSQVPLRFWADTRVRTLPYDRGMLYFVTVDDALRKASGGKTSLDDLMLAMLAIEKTGKVTGNADWEALLAQHLGPGAVDDFRAFLDGAMPVPASDAFGACFRRTTRPLRRYELGFATDVLAQPKRVVSGLVPGSAADKAGLRNGDEIVDPVPQDGIQGEQTELIRLKVRRGQGVLPISYLPRGETVDAYQWEFVPGAARQGCAL